A window of the Nocardia sp. NBC_01329 genome harbors these coding sequences:
- a CDS encoding cobalt-precorrin-6A reductase translates to MRILLLGGTGEARELARLLTGEREHEIVSSLAGRVSDPVRPVGEVRIGGFGGVEGLRKWLEDNRTELVVDATHPFAATMTAHAAQATAQLGVPMIRLNRPGWTAEPGDRWYRVPDLAAAASTSTELGDRILLTIGRQGIAAFAGYPRPWYLIRTIDPPEGPLPPRHEILSARGPFTVDEESGLLARHRIGVVVTKDSGGTATTAKLTAARTAGIPVVVVDRPPLPSGVTVAGTVEEVREALSACTTENPAGGSAEDR, encoded by the coding sequence CTGAGAATTCTGCTGCTGGGCGGGACCGGGGAGGCCCGGGAACTCGCCCGACTGCTCACCGGCGAGCGAGAACACGAGATCGTGTCCTCGCTCGCCGGTCGCGTATCCGACCCGGTCCGGCCTGTCGGCGAGGTGCGGATCGGCGGGTTCGGCGGGGTCGAGGGCTTACGGAAATGGCTGGAGGACAATCGGACAGAGCTCGTCGTCGACGCCACCCACCCGTTCGCGGCCACGATGACCGCGCATGCCGCCCAGGCCACCGCGCAACTTGGTGTCCCCATGATCCGGTTGAACCGGCCGGGCTGGACCGCCGAGCCCGGTGACCGCTGGTACCGGGTCCCCGACCTCGCCGCCGCCGCGAGCACGTCCACCGAACTGGGGGACCGGATCCTGCTGACCATCGGCCGGCAGGGGATCGCGGCCTTCGCCGGCTACCCCCGGCCCTGGTATCTGATCCGTACCATCGACCCGCCCGAAGGCCCGCTTCCGCCGCGGCACGAGATCCTTTCGGCGCGTGGACCGTTCACCGTCGACGAGGAGTCCGGCCTGCTGGCTCGGCACCGTATCGGTGTGGTGGTCACCAAAGACAGCGGCGGTACGGCCACAACCGCGAAACTCACTGCGGCGCGTACCGCAGGGATCCCGGTGGTAGTTGTGGACCGGCCGCCCCTCCCGTCCGGGGTCACCGTGGCGGGCACGGTCGAGGAAGTGCGAGAAGCGTTGTCCGCGTGCACCACCGAGAATCCGGCAGGCGGCAGCGCCGAAGATCGATGA
- a CDS encoding lipocalin family protein: MTFGALASGAGAIAQPALPPGPAPVPALDLNRYLGVWNQLAAVPQPFNLECARDTRAEYTLDPQGNIAVHNSCTTWSGGTNEIRGTAKVNDPVTGAQLHVSFPGVPSQDMLDGPTNYIVTALAPDYSWALVTDPTRLSGFVLSRSAALDASTWDQVKSAITAAGQSPCMYLTSPTTGGLTDIAPLCLR, from the coding sequence ATGACCTTCGGCGCCCTCGCCTCGGGCGCCGGGGCGATCGCCCAACCGGCACTGCCCCCCGGCCCGGCGCCCGTGCCGGCACTGGACCTGAACAGGTACCTCGGTGTCTGGAACCAGCTCGCCGCCGTGCCTCAGCCGTTCAACCTCGAGTGTGCGCGCGATACCCGCGCGGAGTACACACTCGATCCGCAGGGCAATATCGCCGTCCACAACTCCTGCACCACCTGGTCGGGCGGTACGAACGAGATCCGCGGAACCGCGAAGGTGAACGATCCGGTGACCGGAGCCCAGCTGCACGTCAGTTTCCCCGGGGTGCCGAGCCAGGACATGCTCGACGGCCCGACGAACTACATCGTCACCGCCCTCGCGCCCGATTACTCGTGGGCGCTGGTCACCGACCCGACCCGGCTGTCCGGGTTCGTGCTCTCCCGCTCGGCCGCACTGGACGCATCGACCTGGGATCAGGTGAAGTCCGCCATCACCGCGGCGGGCCAGTCGCCGTGTATGTACCTGACCTCGCCGACCACCGGCGGTCTCACCGATATCGCGCCGCTGTGCCTGCGGTAG
- a CDS encoding PadR family transcriptional regulator translates to MVNGKQKRPLNSTAASLLGFLHEGPMSGWDLVTTAQDTIGDFWTITQSQVYRELAAMDTAGLVVKGETGARERTPYRITDAGRAEFAEWIARDPNPETIRFPLLLTLHFGGHLEGAHLTSIIDSARKIHQERLDRYRAEATVPDLPSHSRATLEFGIGYERAVLDWFDRLPEILGS, encoded by the coding sequence GTGGTGAACGGCAAACAGAAGCGGCCGCTGAACTCCACGGCCGCCTCACTTCTGGGGTTTCTACACGAGGGACCGATGTCGGGCTGGGATCTGGTGACAACGGCCCAGGACACCATCGGTGATTTCTGGACCATCACGCAGAGTCAGGTCTACCGGGAACTCGCCGCCATGGACACGGCGGGTCTGGTGGTCAAGGGCGAAACCGGTGCGCGGGAACGCACTCCGTACCGGATCACCGACGCGGGGCGCGCCGAGTTCGCCGAATGGATCGCCCGCGATCCGAATCCTGAGACCATCCGCTTCCCGCTGTTGCTGACCCTGCATTTCGGTGGTCATCTGGAGGGCGCGCATCTGACCTCGATCATCGATAGTGCCCGCAAGATCCATCAGGAACGGCTGGACCGCTATCGCGCCGAGGCAACAGTCCCGGATCTGCCCTCGCATTCCCGGGCGACACTCGAATTCGGTATCGGATACGAACGCGCGGTCCTGGACTGGTTCGATCGACTACCCGAGATACTCGGCTCGTGA
- a CDS encoding precorrin-8X methylmutase — MPDTRTSYVTDAAEIYRRSFSIIRDEAELARFPADIAQVVVRMIHGCGQVDLAGDVLFTPGVVAAARAALRAGAPILCDANMVASGVTRARLPADNEVLCLLRDPRVPELAAELGTTRSAAALELWRERLDGAVVAIGNAPTALFHLLDMIAAGAPKPAAVLGIPVGFVGAAESKEALAASRGVEYLTVRGRRGGSAITASALNAIASEAE; from the coding sequence ATGCCCGACACGCGCACCAGCTACGTCACCGACGCGGCCGAGATCTACCGCCGGTCGTTCTCGATCATCCGAGACGAGGCCGAACTGGCTCGCTTTCCGGCCGATATCGCGCAGGTGGTCGTGCGGATGATCCACGGCTGCGGCCAGGTCGACCTGGCCGGCGATGTGCTGTTCACCCCGGGCGTGGTCGCGGCGGCCCGGGCGGCACTGCGCGCGGGCGCGCCGATCCTGTGCGATGCGAACATGGTCGCCTCCGGGGTCACCCGGGCCCGGCTGCCCGCGGACAACGAGGTGCTCTGCCTGCTGCGGGACCCCCGCGTACCGGAATTGGCGGCCGAACTCGGTACAACGCGGTCGGCGGCGGCGCTGGAACTGTGGCGGGAGCGGCTCGACGGTGCGGTGGTGGCCATCGGCAACGCGCCGACGGCCCTGTTCCATCTGCTGGACATGATCGCCGCCGGAGCACCGAAACCCGCCGCGGTGCTCGGGATACCGGTGGGCTTCGTCGGCGCGGCCGAATCGAAAGAGGCGCTCGCCGCGAGCCGCGGAGTCGAATACCTGACGGTGCGCGGGCGGCGTGGCGGGAGCGCGATCACCGCATCGGCATTGAATGCGATTGCGAGCGAAGCGGAATGA
- a CDS encoding MerR family transcriptional regulator — protein MPDGSASATDAAGYTVRAVAGRLGIPTATLRSWNRRYEIGPTAHRPGTHRLYTEADIAQLNRMLELIRGGATAAGAAAAVRSPAPAPGDPASLLTAAFALDYRSVTAQLTANLRADGVVDTWERLCRPAFADIVARQLGGEGCIDVEHLLSWCITSALHRNNPPDRLRPRPIVLACTGGETHALPLEVLHAALAEREIGAQMLGADVPTAALTDTLARLDRPADLVLWSQHESTALTSSVRAGTAAGARVFVGGAGWDAVILPAAVERLTSLPEAVRRLG, from the coding sequence ATGCCCGACGGTTCCGCCTCCGCCACCGACGCGGCCGGCTACACCGTCCGCGCGGTCGCCGGTCGGCTCGGTATCCCCACCGCGACCCTGCGCAGTTGGAACCGTCGCTACGAAATCGGCCCCACCGCGCACCGGCCGGGGACCCACCGCCTGTACACCGAAGCCGATATCGCCCAGCTGAACCGGATGCTCGAACTCATCCGTGGGGGCGCCACCGCGGCCGGCGCCGCCGCTGCGGTGCGATCCCCGGCACCAGCACCCGGCGACCCGGCCTCGCTGCTGACCGCCGCGTTCGCCCTCGACTACCGCTCGGTGACGGCACAATTGACCGCGAACCTGCGAGCGGACGGCGTGGTGGACACCTGGGAACGGCTGTGCCGCCCCGCATTCGCCGATATCGTCGCCCGCCAGCTCGGCGGCGAGGGCTGCATCGATGTCGAGCATCTGCTGTCGTGGTGCATCACCTCGGCATTGCACCGCAACAACCCGCCGGACCGGTTGCGTCCCAGGCCTATCGTGCTCGCCTGCACCGGCGGCGAAACGCACGCCCTTCCGCTGGAGGTGCTGCATGCCGCGCTCGCCGAACGCGAGATCGGCGCGCAGATGCTCGGGGCGGATGTGCCCACCGCCGCCCTGACCGACACGCTGGCCCGGCTGGACCGCCCCGCCGACCTGGTGCTGTGGTCGCAGCACGAGTCGACGGCGCTCACCTCCAGCGTGCGGGCGGGCACCGCGGCGGGGGCCCGGGTGTTCGTCGGCGGCGCGGGCTGGGACGCGGTCATCCTTCCGGCGGCGGTCGAACGCCTGACGAGTCTTCCCGAAGCGGTCCGGCGACTCGGCTGA
- a CDS encoding DUF1365 domain-containing protein — translation MTARLAYTTIDHVRHTPVRHRFRYRSYSWLVDLDDLPRLPRPLRPLARFRADDHLGDPDRSLRENIDTFLDAHGIELPGGRILMLTSARVLGFVFNPLTLYWCRDRTGTPVCVVAEVHNTYRGRHRYLLRTDEHDRAEIGKQFYVSPFNDVSGRYRMALPEPDDRLRLSITLHRDHPVLTASMTGECRPATTRAILAAALTMPLAPLAVAARIRVQGLRLWLRGLPVVPRTVSPIEEPSR, via the coding sequence ATGACCGCCCGGCTCGCCTACACGACCATCGACCACGTGCGCCATACGCCGGTGCGGCACCGGTTCCGGTATCGCAGCTACAGCTGGCTCGTCGATCTCGACGATCTGCCGCGACTCCCCCGCCCGCTGCGCCCGCTGGCCCGTTTCCGCGCCGACGATCACCTCGGCGATCCGGATCGCAGCCTGCGCGAGAACATCGACACCTTCCTGGACGCGCACGGAATCGAGCTGCCGGGCGGCCGGATCCTCATGCTGACCAGCGCTCGGGTACTCGGGTTCGTGTTCAATCCGCTCACCCTCTACTGGTGCCGCGACCGTACCGGCACACCGGTATGTGTGGTGGCGGAGGTACACAACACCTACCGCGGCCGGCACCGGTACCTGCTGCGGACCGACGAACACGACCGCGCCGAAATCGGCAAACAGTTCTATGTATCACCGTTCAACGATGTGTCCGGCCGGTACCGGATGGCGCTGCCCGAGCCCGACGACCGGCTGCGCCTGTCCATCACGCTGCACCGTGACCATCCGGTGCTCACCGCGTCGATGACCGGCGAATGCCGGCCCGCGACCACCCGCGCGATCCTGGCCGCGGCCCTGACCATGCCGCTGGCGCCGCTCGCCGTCGCGGCCCGTATCCGCGTCCAGGGTCTTCGGCTCTGGTTACGCGGTCTACCTGTCGTTCCCCGTACTGTCTCGCCGATCGAGGAGCCGTCCCGGTGA
- the cobJ gene encoding precorrin-3B C(17)-methyltransferase — protein MTVRAGKLWGVGLGPGDPELVTVKAARVITDADVIAFHSARHGRSISHGIAEPYLRPGQLEEHLIYPVTTETTDHPGGYQGAIDEFYTAAAERLAAHLAAGRSVALLAAGDPLFYSSYMHMHRRLADRFETEIIPGITSVSAASAALGTPLVEGEQVLTVLPATLPADELTRRLADSEAAAIMKLGRTYPAVRKALADSGRLDRAYYVERASTGRERVLAAGDVDDSQVPYFAITIVPGPEPTTPIPAGPAATGAEPVERAGRTRISEAISGSDASGVGEVVVVGLGPGDTRWTTPEVTAALAAATDLVGYATYIDRVPVRPGQRRHSSDNRVESERAAMALDLARRGGRVAVVSSGDPGVFAMAAAVLEESADPQWAGVPVRVLPGMTAANAVASRVGAPLGHDYATISLSDRLKPWDVVAARLAAVAAADMAIAVYNPASSKRTWQVGAMKDILLEHRAPETPVVLGRDVGGPQESVRVMTLGELEPAEVDMRTLLIVGASTTAVVDTDGETRVYTARRYLT, from the coding sequence ATGACAGTGCGTGCGGGAAAACTGTGGGGGGTCGGGCTCGGGCCCGGCGATCCGGAGCTCGTGACGGTGAAGGCGGCGCGGGTGATCACCGACGCCGATGTGATCGCCTTCCACAGCGCGCGGCACGGTCGCAGTATCTCGCACGGTATCGCCGAGCCGTATTTGCGGCCGGGCCAGCTCGAGGAACATCTGATCTATCCGGTCACCACCGAGACCACCGACCATCCCGGCGGTTATCAGGGCGCGATCGACGAGTTCTACACCGCGGCCGCCGAACGGCTGGCCGCCCATCTGGCGGCGGGCCGGTCGGTGGCGCTGCTGGCTGCCGGTGACCCGCTGTTCTACAGCTCCTATATGCATATGCACCGGCGGCTGGCCGACCGGTTCGAGACCGAGATCATCCCTGGTATCACCTCGGTGAGCGCGGCCTCGGCTGCGCTGGGAACTCCGCTGGTGGAGGGCGAGCAGGTATTGACGGTGCTGCCCGCGACGCTGCCCGCCGACGAACTCACCCGCAGGCTCGCCGACAGCGAGGCGGCCGCGATCATGAAACTCGGCCGAACCTACCCGGCCGTCCGGAAGGCCCTCGCCGATTCCGGCCGCCTCGATCGCGCCTACTACGTGGAGCGGGCCAGCACCGGACGCGAGCGGGTTCTCGCCGCCGGAGACGTGGACGACTCCCAGGTCCCGTACTTCGCGATCACCATCGTCCCGGGTCCCGAACCGACCACACCGATCCCGGCCGGACCTGCCGCGACCGGTGCCGAACCGGTCGAGCGCGCCGGCCGGACCCGGATATCCGAGGCCATCTCGGGCAGCGACGCGTCCGGGGTGGGTGAGGTGGTGGTCGTCGGTCTGGGCCCGGGCGATACCCGCTGGACAACTCCGGAGGTGACCGCCGCGCTCGCCGCCGCCACCGACCTGGTCGGCTACGCGACCTATATCGACCGTGTCCCGGTCCGCCCGGGTCAGCGGCGGCACAGCAGCGACAACCGGGTCGAGTCCGAACGTGCCGCCATGGCGCTGGACCTGGCCCGACGCGGCGGCCGGGTCGCGGTGGTCTCCTCCGGGGATCCGGGGGTGTTCGCCATGGCGGCGGCGGTCCTGGAGGAATCCGCGGACCCGCAATGGGCGGGAGTGCCGGTACGGGTACTGCCCGGGATGACGGCGGCGAACGCGGTGGCCAGCCGGGTCGGCGCCCCGCTCGGCCACGACTACGCCACCATCTCCCTCTCCGATCGGCTCAAGCCGTGGGATGTGGTGGCCGCGCGGCTCGCGGCCGTCGCCGCCGCGGATATGGCGATCGCGGTGTACAACCCCGCCTCGAGCAAGCGCACCTGGCAGGTCGGTGCGATGAAGGACATCCTGCTCGAACACCGCGCGCCGGAAACCCCGGTCGTGCTCGGTCGTGATGTGGGCGGGCCGCAGGAATCGGTGCGGGTGATGACCTTGGGCGAACTGGAACCGGCCGAGGTCGATATGCGGACCCTGCTGATCGTCGGGGCCTCCACCACCGCGGTGGTCGACACCGACGGCGAGACCAGGGTCTACACCGCGCGCCGCTATCTCACCTGA
- a CDS encoding SDR family NAD(P)-dependent oxidoreductase has product MIRTVDTLLDRAIVPGYTRLGYHLRKVCWTRDDPPTDALDGKTALVTGANSGIGKSIATRFAGLGARTVLAVRDPGRGERARREILDAVPGAEVELAVCDISEPASVDTCVRTLAERHEALDVLVHNAGVLPTDRAENSAGNELTLATHVLGPLRFTDRLTPLLAASGDARIIFVASGGMYAQPLPVDDPQYRGGDYRGATAYARTKRIQVAFGPLLDGRLADHGVSVHSMHPGWVDTPGITAALPRFSSALRPAMRTADEGADTAVWLATTDPAPLSGHFWHDRRIRDEHYLRNTRYPESELLSLWEYCLAEAEVALHPH; this is encoded by the coding sequence ATGATCCGAACAGTCGATACTCTTCTCGACCGGGCGATAGTGCCCGGCTACACCCGCCTCGGCTACCACCTGCGCAAGGTCTGCTGGACTCGCGACGATCCACCCACCGACGCGCTGGACGGGAAAACGGCGCTGGTCACCGGCGCGAACTCGGGAATCGGCAAATCGATCGCCACCCGGTTCGCGGGACTGGGCGCCCGCACCGTGCTCGCGGTTCGTGATCCGGGCCGCGGCGAGCGAGCCCGGCGCGAGATCCTCGACGCCGTCCCCGGCGCCGAGGTGGAGCTGGCTGTCTGCGATATCTCCGAACCCGCCAGCGTCGACACCTGCGTTCGCACCCTCGCCGAGCGGCACGAGGCGCTGGACGTGCTCGTCCACAACGCGGGTGTGCTACCCACCGACCGGGCCGAGAACTCCGCCGGGAACGAACTGACCTTGGCCACCCACGTCCTCGGACCGTTGCGGTTCACCGACCGGCTCACCCCGCTGCTGGCGGCCTCCGGCGACGCTCGGATCATCTTCGTCGCGTCGGGCGGTATGTACGCCCAGCCGCTGCCCGTCGACGATCCGCAGTACCGCGGCGGCGACTACCGCGGCGCCACCGCCTATGCCCGCACCAAACGCATCCAGGTGGCGTTCGGGCCGCTCCTGGACGGACGCCTGGCCGATCACGGGGTCAGCGTGCACAGTATGCACCCGGGCTGGGTCGACACCCCCGGGATCACCGCGGCCCTCCCCCGCTTCAGTTCCGCGCTACGGCCGGCGATGCGCACCGCCGACGAGGGCGCCGATACCGCGGTATGGCTGGCCACCACCGATCCGGCGCCGCTCTCCGGACACTTCTGGCACGACCGGCGGATCCGCGACGAACACTATCTTCGAAATACCCGCTATCCGGAAAGCGAACTGCTGTCGCTGTGGGAGTACTGCCTCGCCGAGGCGGAGGTGGCACTACACCCGCACTGA
- a CDS encoding NAD(P)/FAD-dependent oxidoreductase: MVEQGRTDRSVRRVAVVGSGVAGLTAAWVLSGSARVTLYEADPRLGGHADTHSVRMSTGREVGVDTGFIVHNDRTYPTLLRLFADLGVRTQETDMSMSVRCDGCGLEYAGARGLGGLFPRPGTLTSGRYLRLLAEVPRFHRLARAELDADPTRELTLGEFGRRGRFSDYFISHFLTPLVSAVWSCDPVTALRYPARYLFTFLEHHGMLTVFGSPTWRTVTGGSATYVRAVAERLDTVRTATPVRAVTRLADGVAIRDDGDEVGVFDAAVIATHPGQALRMLAEPSPAEGAVLSALPYSVNRTVLHTDDSVLPAATRARASWNYRLPGCDATPDRVLVSYDLTRLHRLGESAEPRFLVTLGDEDRIDPAAVLNRMVYEHPQYTPDSVAAQRRLGEIGCDRIAFAGAYHGWGFHEDGALSGLRAAERLGARWPDRALRPVSTS, from the coding sequence ATGGTCGAGCAGGGCAGAACGGACCGGTCCGTACGACGGGTCGCGGTGGTAGGCAGCGGCGTGGCCGGTCTCACCGCCGCCTGGGTCCTCTCCGGCTCGGCGCGCGTGACCCTCTACGAAGCCGATCCCCGGCTCGGCGGCCATGCCGACACACATTCGGTTCGGATGAGCACGGGCCGCGAAGTCGGGGTGGATACCGGGTTCATCGTGCACAACGACCGCACCTACCCGACCCTGCTCCGCTTGTTCGCCGACCTGGGGGTCCGGACCCAGGAGACCGATATGAGCATGTCGGTCCGGTGTGACGGCTGCGGCCTGGAATACGCGGGCGCCCGAGGTCTCGGCGGCCTGTTCCCCCGACCGGGCACCCTCACCAGCGGCCGGTATCTCCGGCTGCTGGCCGAAGTGCCTCGATTCCACCGGCTGGCGCGAGCCGAACTCGACGCCGACCCCACGCGAGAGCTGACACTCGGTGAATTCGGCCGGCGGGGCCGGTTCTCTGACTATTTCATCAGCCACTTCCTGACACCACTGGTCTCGGCGGTCTGGTCCTGCGATCCGGTGACCGCCCTGCGGTACCCCGCCCGCTACCTGTTCACCTTCCTCGAACACCACGGCATGCTGACCGTCTTCGGCTCACCCACCTGGCGCACCGTGACCGGCGGATCGGCCACCTATGTCCGAGCCGTCGCCGAACGACTCGACACGGTCCGCACCGCCACTCCGGTGCGTGCGGTGACCCGACTCGCCGACGGAGTCGCCATCCGCGACGACGGCGACGAGGTCGGCGTCTTCGATGCGGCGGTGATCGCCACCCATCCCGGCCAGGCGCTGCGGATGCTCGCCGAACCCAGCCCGGCCGAAGGCGCGGTCCTGTCCGCGCTGCCCTATTCGGTGAACCGGACCGTCCTGCACACCGACGACTCGGTACTGCCCGCGGCCACGCGGGCCCGCGCTTCCTGGAACTACCGCCTGCCCGGCTGCGACGCGACACCGGACCGGGTCCTGGTGAGCTACGACCTCACCCGCTTGCACCGGCTCGGCGAATCCGCCGAACCCCGATTCCTGGTCACTCTCGGCGACGAGGACCGGATCGACCCGGCCGCGGTGCTGAACCGGATGGTCTACGAACATCCGCAGTACACCCCTGATTCCGTAGCCGCTCAGCGGCGCCTGGGTGAGATCGGCTGCGACCGTATCGCTTTCGCGGGTGCGTATCACGGCTGGGGGTTCCACGAAGACGGCGCGCTGTCGGGGCTGCGAGCCGCCGAACGGCTCGGCGCCCGCTGGCCCGACCGCGCCCTACGGCCCGTATCGACGTCATGA
- a CDS encoding class I SAM-dependent methyltransferase: MTTELPTTTPPLTLHWPEIERLPASTWAAVTAAVARRLFRRAVSRLPLRVEYPDGTVLGKDPGDAAAPVLVLHRPDDFAVRLGTAGLIGFGESYMAGDWSAPDPAAVLTVLAGNIENLVPPVLQTLRGLYVAKHPRSERNTRANSRDNVAHHYDLSNEFFGLFLDETMTYSSALFLSTEPAPRWRDLTDAQYRKIDRILDAARVGPGTRLLEIGTGWGALAIRAAQRGARVRSVTLSTEQRDLALTRIEAAGAADLVEVDLLDYRLVDGEYDAVVSVEMIEAVGCEYLDIYFRTIEKLLAPGGRAALQAITMPDHRMRATRNTYTWIQKYIFPGGFLPSTRLIADTVARGTGLRVAERFSMGEHYAHTLYLWQERFDGYTDQVSALGFDPVFQRMWRFYLAYAAAGFRSGYLGVEQFVLARRDEV; this comes from the coding sequence GTGACCACCGAACTGCCGACCACGACCCCACCGCTCACTCTCCACTGGCCCGAAATCGAGCGGCTCCCCGCAAGCACCTGGGCAGCGGTCACCGCCGCTGTAGCGCGGCGGCTCTTCCGGCGGGCGGTGTCCCGGTTGCCGCTGCGCGTCGAGTATCCGGACGGCACCGTCCTCGGTAAGGATCCCGGCGATGCGGCGGCCCCCGTGCTCGTCCTGCATCGGCCGGACGATTTCGCGGTCCGGCTCGGCACGGCCGGGCTGATCGGTTTCGGCGAGTCGTACATGGCCGGTGACTGGTCGGCACCGGATCCGGCGGCCGTCCTCACTGTGCTCGCCGGGAACATCGAGAACCTGGTCCCGCCGGTCCTGCAGACCCTGCGCGGACTCTACGTCGCGAAACACCCCCGTTCCGAACGCAATACCCGGGCCAACAGCCGCGATAACGTCGCACATCACTACGACCTGTCCAACGAGTTCTTCGGCTTGTTCCTCGACGAGACGATGACTTATTCGAGTGCGCTGTTCCTCTCCACCGAGCCCGCTCCGCGATGGCGGGACCTCACCGACGCCCAGTACCGGAAGATCGATCGCATTCTGGACGCGGCGCGGGTGGGTCCCGGTACCCGGCTACTCGAGATCGGCACCGGCTGGGGCGCGCTGGCTATCCGTGCCGCCCAACGCGGTGCTCGGGTGCGCTCGGTGACCCTCTCGACCGAACAGCGCGACCTGGCGCTGACCCGCATCGAAGCGGCCGGCGCGGCCGACCTCGTCGAGGTGGACCTACTCGATTACCGCCTGGTGGACGGTGAGTACGACGCCGTGGTTTCCGTCGAGATGATCGAAGCTGTCGGATGCGAATATCTCGATATCTACTTTCGGACCATCGAGAAGCTGCTGGCCCCCGGTGGCCGGGCGGCACTACAGGCGATCACCATGCCGGACCATCGCATGCGCGCCACCCGCAACACCTACACCTGGATCCAGAAGTACATCTTCCCCGGCGGTTTCCTGCCGTCCACCCGTTTGATCGCCGATACCGTCGCCCGCGGCACCGGCCTGCGAGTCGCGGAGCGGTTCTCGATGGGCGAGCACTACGCGCACACCCTTTACCTGTGGCAGGAGCGCTTCGATGGGTATACCGACCAGGTGAGCGCGCTCGGCTTCGACCCCGTGTTCCAGCGGATGTGGCGGTTCTATCTGGCCTACGCCGCGGCGGGGTTCCGTAGCGGCTACCTGGGTGTCGAGCAGTTCGTGCTGGCCAGACGAGATGAGGTGTGA